Proteins encoded in a region of the Panicum hallii strain FIL2 chromosome 3, PHallii_v3.1, whole genome shotgun sequence genome:
- the LOC112885034 gene encoding NAD(P)H dehydrogenase (quinone) FQR1-like, with product MAVKVYVVFYSTYGHVAKLAEEIKKGAASVEGVEVKIWQVPETLSDEVLGKMGAPPKTDAPIITPQELADADGILFGFPTRFGMMAAQMKAFFDATGGLWREQSLASKPAGIFFSTGTQGGGQETTPLTAVTQLTHHGMVFVPVGYTFGAKMFGMDSVQGGSPYGAGTFAGDGSRWPTEVELEHAFHQGKYFAGIAKRLKGGST from the exons GTTCTACTCCACTTACGGGCATGTCGCCAAGCTAGCTGAGGAGATCAAGAAAGGCGCCGCCTCTGTCGAAGGTGTGGAGGTTAAGATATGGCAG GTCCCTGAGACTCTGTCCGACGAGGTGCTCGGCAAGATGGGCGCGCCCCCGAAGACGGACGCGCCGATCATCACGCCGCAGGAGCTCGCGGATGCGGACGGGATCCTCTTCGGGTTCCCCACGCGCTTCGGCATGATGGCCGCGCAGATGAAGGCCTTCTTCGACGCCACCGGCGGCCTGTGGCGGGAGCAGAGCCTGGCCAGCAAGCCAGCCGGCATCTTCTTCAGCACCGGCACCCAGGGCGGCGGGCAGGAGACCACGCC GCTGACGGCGGTGACGCAGCTGACGCACCACGGGATGGTGTTCGTGCCGGTGGGGTACACGTTCGGCGCCAAGATGTTCGGCATGGACAGCGTGCAGGGCGGCAGCCCGTACGGCGCCGGCACGTTCGCCGGGGACGGCTCGCGGTGGCCGACGGAGGTGGAGCTGGAGCACGCCTTCCACCAGGGCAAGTACTTCGCCGGCATCGCCAAGAGGCTCAAGGGCGGCTCCACCTGA
- the LOC112885029 gene encoding transcription factor bHLH112-like isoform X2: protein MADEWWSSARTGDGASACSTNQDADESAATSATETDYFRPSFHVGAAAAASTPSFLADPAPHMVNWTQAYMSGGRAAGAEATTGFNALLQLHGDDAGRYFLLDQQPDVVDGAEPVAPAAASRSVHLYADNQYSSYGDVPAAPMTKPFSQQQHFSGLFGSSTRNFSDMPSALPMTTKPLLLQAWEHKAFKSNKEPVQDTCSSATRRSVPENSPPAAAKKPRIATPSPLPTFKVRKEKLGDRITALQQLVSPFGKTDTASVLHEAIEYIRFLHHQVASLSSPYLRCGRPVQQLQQQQIKEGCEAKEDLRSRGLCLVPVASTYAVAASETAPEFWHPTFGGRFR, encoded by the exons ATGGCAGACGAGTGGTGGAGCTCCGCGCGTACCGGCGACGGCGCGTCGGCCTGCTCGACGAACCAGGACGCCGACGAGTCGGCGGCGACGAGTGCCACCGAGACGGATTATTTCCGGCCAAGTTTCCACGtcggcgccgctgccgccgcctcgaCGCCGTCCTTCCTCGCCGATCCAGCCCCCCACATGGTGAATTGGACGCAAGCCTACAT gagcggcggcagagcggctgGTGCAGAGGCGACCACCGGCTTCAACGCGCTCCTCCAACTCCACGGCGACGACGCGGGTCGCTACTTCCTGCTTGATCAACAGCCCGACGTCGTCGACGGCGCGGAGCCCGTGGCACCAGCAGCGGCGTCGCGGAGCGTGCACCTGTACGCGGACAACCAGTACTCCAGCTACGGCGACGTGCCGGCGGCGCCGATGACGAAGCCGTTCTCGCAGCAGCAGCACTTCTCCGGCTTGTTTGGCTCGTCGACGCGGAATTTCAGCGACATGCCGTCGGCGCTGCCGATGACGACGAAGCCACTTCTGTTGCAGGCCTGGGAGCACAAAGCTTTCAAG TCCAACAAGGAACCTGTTCAGGACACTTGCTCCTCGGCGACGAGAAGAAGTGTTCCCGAGaactcgccgccggcggcggctaaGAAGCCCCGGATCGCGACGCCATCCCCCTTGCCGACCTTCAAG GTGAGGAAGGAGAAGCTCGGGGACAGAATCACCGCGCTCCAACAACTGGTCTCGCCTTTTGGAAAG ACGGATACTGCATCGGTCCTTCACGAGGCCATCGAATACATCAGGTTCCTGCACCATCAAGTAGCA TCCCTGAGCTCTCCGTATCTGAGGTGCGGACGACCTGTGCAGCAGCTACAGCAACAACAG ATCAAGGAGGGCTGTGAGGCAAAGGAGGACCTGCGAAGCCGAGGGCTGTGCCTCGTCCCGGTGGCGAGCACTTATGCGGTGGCGGCGAGCGAGACGGCGCCGGAGTTCTGGCACCCTACCTTTGGCGGCAGATTTCGGTAG
- the LOC112885029 gene encoding transcription factor bHLH123-like isoform X1 — MADEWWSSARTGDGASACSTNQDADESAATSATETDYFRPSFHVGAAAAASTPSFLADPAPHMVNWTQAYMSGGRAAGAEATTGFNALLQLHGDDAGRYFLLDQQPDVVDGAEPVAPAAASRSVHLYADNQYSSYGDVPAAPMTKPFSQQQHFSGLFGSSTRNFSDMPSALPMTTKPLLLQAWEHKAFKSNKEPVQDTCSSATRRSVPENSPPAAAKKPRIATPSPLPTFKVCTGRPPACDAIRRDYITFHLQLSGQLLISSSAHAIQVRKEKLGDRITALQQLVSPFGKTDTASVLHEAIEYIRFLHHQVASLSSPYLRCGRPVQQLQQQQIKEGCEAKEDLRSRGLCLVPVASTYAVAASETAPEFWHPTFGGRFR, encoded by the exons ATGGCAGACGAGTGGTGGAGCTCCGCGCGTACCGGCGACGGCGCGTCGGCCTGCTCGACGAACCAGGACGCCGACGAGTCGGCGGCGACGAGTGCCACCGAGACGGATTATTTCCGGCCAAGTTTCCACGtcggcgccgctgccgccgcctcgaCGCCGTCCTTCCTCGCCGATCCAGCCCCCCACATGGTGAATTGGACGCAAGCCTACAT gagcggcggcagagcggctgGTGCAGAGGCGACCACCGGCTTCAACGCGCTCCTCCAACTCCACGGCGACGACGCGGGTCGCTACTTCCTGCTTGATCAACAGCCCGACGTCGTCGACGGCGCGGAGCCCGTGGCACCAGCAGCGGCGTCGCGGAGCGTGCACCTGTACGCGGACAACCAGTACTCCAGCTACGGCGACGTGCCGGCGGCGCCGATGACGAAGCCGTTCTCGCAGCAGCAGCACTTCTCCGGCTTGTTTGGCTCGTCGACGCGGAATTTCAGCGACATGCCGTCGGCGCTGCCGATGACGACGAAGCCACTTCTGTTGCAGGCCTGGGAGCACAAAGCTTTCAAG TCCAACAAGGAACCTGTTCAGGACACTTGCTCCTCGGCGACGAGAAGAAGTGTTCCCGAGaactcgccgccggcggcggctaaGAAGCCCCGGATCGCGACGCCATCCCCCTTGCCGACCTTCAAGGTGTgcaccggccggccgccggcctgTGACGCAATCCGAAGAGATTATATCACCTTCCACCTTCAATTATCCGGACAACTTTTGATTTCCAGCTCAGCACATGCGATTCAG GTGAGGAAGGAGAAGCTCGGGGACAGAATCACCGCGCTCCAACAACTGGTCTCGCCTTTTGGAAAG ACGGATACTGCATCGGTCCTTCACGAGGCCATCGAATACATCAGGTTCCTGCACCATCAAGTAGCA TCCCTGAGCTCTCCGTATCTGAGGTGCGGACGACCTGTGCAGCAGCTACAGCAACAACAG ATCAAGGAGGGCTGTGAGGCAAAGGAGGACCTGCGAAGCCGAGGGCTGTGCCTCGTCCCGGTGGCGAGCACTTATGCGGTGGCGGCGAGCGAGACGGCGCCGGAGTTCTGGCACCCTACCTTTGGCGGCAGATTTCGGTAG